In Synechococcus sp. KORDI-52, one genomic interval encodes:
- a CDS encoding TMEM165/GDT1 family protein — translation MSSEPTSSESRSFAAVLFSTFTTVFVAELGDKTQLATLLLSAQSGSPVLVFVGAALALISSSLVGVLVGQWLARTLPPERLELMAGVLMVALGVWLGLQAARSLWITSGS, via the coding sequence TTGAGCAGTGAGCCAACCAGCAGCGAGTCACGCAGCTTTGCTGCCGTTCTCTTCAGCACATTCACCACGGTGTTTGTGGCTGAGCTGGGCGACAAAACACAGTTGGCGACGTTGTTGCTCTCCGCCCAGTCCGGCTCACCGGTTCTGGTGTTTGTCGGTGCCGCGCTGGCTTTGATTTCCTCCAGCCTTGTCGGGGTTCTGGTGGGTCAATGGTTGGCCAGAACTCTTCCGCCTGAACGGCTGGAACTCATGGCGGGAGTGCTGATGGTGGCCCTTGGCGTCTGGCTGGGCCTTCAGGCCGCACGTTCTCTATGGATCACGTCCGGAAGCTGA
- a CDS encoding TldD/PmbA family protein, with amino-acid sequence MMSNNNSLNASDLRDRLQALASREGIRRWDLGAACSDDCSVQVDRGEAKQLKASQRSSITVRVWNNDGLVGITSTTDLSDGGLEQALVGAHTASRFGNPEEIPQFSPLATAPLPELDRPLQPRQGILPLLDTLRDAEADLLGRHPAIQTVPYNGLSESLSQSLYLNSDGALRQMERTQASLYLYARAEEAGRKPRSGGAVRLGLGSSELDVQGCISEAVDRTVSHLDYRPIETGSYRVCFTPEAFLSLLGAFSSMFNARSVLDGVSLSQRDSIGSDVSVPFLNLHDDGLHPGHISAAAFDGEGTPTRRLSLIEGGTLQNFLHSEATARAFSVEPTGHAGLGAKVSVGPDWFVVGSNPQVSSGNSLNHRTESGPFVLIEDLSALHAGVKATQGSFSLPFDGWLVNNGERVSVEAATVAGDIRSVLSGIAHLEAESEVTHRGVSPHVWVDELSITGEA; translated from the coding sequence ATGATGTCCAACAACAACAGCCTCAACGCCTCAGATCTCAGGGACCGCCTGCAGGCTCTCGCCTCCCGCGAAGGAATTCGTCGTTGGGACCTTGGCGCCGCCTGCAGTGACGACTGCTCCGTTCAGGTTGATCGCGGTGAAGCCAAACAACTCAAGGCTTCGCAACGCAGCTCCATCACGGTTCGGGTCTGGAACAACGATGGCCTGGTGGGCATCACCAGCACCACCGACCTCTCGGATGGCGGCTTGGAACAAGCTCTGGTAGGAGCACATACGGCCAGCCGTTTTGGCAATCCCGAGGAGATCCCTCAGTTCTCACCACTTGCCACCGCACCACTTCCGGAGCTCGATCGACCGCTTCAACCACGCCAGGGAATCCTCCCCCTGCTGGACACCCTGCGGGATGCGGAAGCCGATCTTCTGGGTCGCCACCCAGCAATCCAGACCGTCCCCTACAACGGACTGTCGGAATCCCTTTCCCAGAGCCTCTATCTCAACAGCGATGGAGCACTGCGCCAGATGGAGCGCACCCAAGCCAGCCTGTATCTCTACGCAAGAGCGGAAGAAGCGGGTCGAAAGCCCCGCAGTGGAGGTGCTGTTCGTCTGGGTCTTGGCAGCAGCGAACTGGACGTTCAAGGCTGTATCAGCGAAGCGGTTGATCGCACCGTCAGCCATCTGGACTATCGACCGATCGAAACCGGGAGCTACAGGGTTTGCTTCACCCCTGAGGCTTTTCTTTCTCTGCTCGGTGCCTTCAGCAGCATGTTCAATGCGCGTTCGGTGCTTGATGGGGTGAGCTTGAGCCAGAGGGATTCGATTGGATCCGATGTGTCGGTGCCCTTCCTCAACCTCCACGATGACGGCCTCCACCCCGGACACATCAGTGCGGCGGCCTTTGATGGCGAGGGAACTCCGACCCGGCGGCTTTCCTTGATTGAGGGCGGAACCCTGCAGAACTTCCTCCACTCGGAAGCCACGGCCCGAGCCTTTAGTGTTGAACCCACCGGCCATGCTGGGCTTGGAGCCAAGGTTTCGGTTGGGCCTGACTGGTTTGTTGTCGGTTCCAATCCACAGGTGAGCAGCGGCAACAGCCTCAATCACCGCACAGAGTCAGGTCCGTTCGTTCTGATTGAGGATCTGTCGGCTCTTCATGCCGGTGTGAAGGCCACCCAGGGCTCCTTCTCCTTGCCCTTCGATGGCTGGTTGGTGAACAACGGCGAACGGGTGTCCGTTGAAGCGGCAACAGTGGCTGGCGACATACGGTCTGTTCTCAGCGGAATAGCTCATCTGGAAGCGGAGTCTGAAGTCACCCACCGCGGGGTTTCTCCGCATGTTTGGGTGGATGAACTCTCCATCACCGGCGAAGCCTGA
- a CDS encoding flavin prenyltransferase UbiX, with translation MHPYVLAVTGASAQPLAERALQLLLLRGRSVHLVLSHGAHEVFRAEQGLSIPVDPLKQREFWRARLAVESGDLTCHRWNDQAACIASGSYKTRAMVIVPCSMGTVGRIHAGIAADLIERCADVHLKERRPLVVAPREMPFNLIHLRNLTGLAEAGATIAAPIPAWYTRPETLQDMVDFLVVRLFDGLEDDLAPLNRWSGPLE, from the coding sequence ATGCATCCATACGTTTTGGCCGTCACCGGTGCATCGGCCCAACCCCTCGCCGAGCGTGCCCTTCAGTTGCTGTTGCTGCGAGGACGCTCAGTGCATCTTGTGCTGAGCCACGGCGCCCATGAGGTCTTTCGCGCGGAACAGGGCTTGTCCATCCCCGTGGATCCTCTGAAGCAACGGGAGTTCTGGAGAGCCAGGCTTGCGGTGGAGAGCGGCGATCTGACCTGTCATCGCTGGAATGATCAAGCCGCCTGCATCGCAAGTGGGAGCTACAAAACCAGGGCGATGGTCATCGTTCCCTGCAGCATGGGAACCGTTGGGCGGATCCATGCCGGCATTGCTGCTGATCTGATTGAACGCTGCGCTGACGTACACCTGAAGGAGCGGCGCCCTTTGGTGGTCGCTCCTCGGGAGATGCCCTTCAACTTGATTCATCTTCGTAATCTCACCGGTCTGGCGGAAGCAGGCGCCACCATTGCCGCCCCGATTCCTGCTTGGTACACCCGGCCAGAGACACTCCAGGACATGGTTGATTTTTTAGTGGTGCGTCTCTTCGATGGGCTGGAAGATGACCTTGCACCACTGAACCGCTGGAGCGGACCTCTGGAATGA
- a CDS encoding TMEM165/GDT1 family protein translates to MDFPLLISTFLTVFLAELGDKTQLATVAISGTSNRPLAVFLGSSSALVLASLLGAFAGGSVATVIPSDLLQLVASFGFLVIGGRLLVPIFSKAEQATDGDQTPEL, encoded by the coding sequence ATGGATTTTCCTCTTCTAATTTCCACGTTCTTGACTGTGTTCCTGGCTGAACTCGGTGACAAGACACAACTCGCGACTGTTGCCATCAGTGGGACTTCCAATCGACCCCTGGCTGTTTTTCTCGGATCCTCGTCAGCGTTGGTTCTTGCCAGCTTGCTGGGAGCCTTCGCGGGAGGATCTGTCGCCACGGTGATTCCCAGCGACCTTCTTCAGTTAGTGGCCTCCTTTGGTTTTCTCGTGATCGGTGGTCGTCTTCTGGTCCCCATCTTCAGCAAGGCTGAACAAGCGACAGATGGAGATCAGACTCCTGAGCTTTAA
- a CDS encoding RNB domain-containing ribonuclease yields MKFSVADLLDQLSSEQPSQVDQLAKILKLSNKSDKASLDLAVSSLVKIGVVEQSNEGGLTRPTKSALIDARLRCSSKGFCFAIPEDGGEDIYIRDHQLNHAWHGDRVLVRVTREGGRRRSPEGGVQCILERATRSLLAQVEQQSEQLLAAPLDDRILAGIKLPPEDSQHLPGETAASVVEVRIDRYPVAQHAAAGHVVRSLPLNGGPAADRDLLLTKAGLQDRAAAPRSSGKTPTTRGRVDLTAQPSLLLKGWKQEDAPGLPAVHVEAKDGGCRLWVHVPSVGERIGLGSSLDACLRDRGEALCLGEVWQPLLTPALNKATTFSPGTEADAVTVRLDIAANGELIDWEFMLSSVRPVADVSADQLIALAERKPKARSIPTALKPIKDQLGQLETLRFCSTLLLEHERSSGAVQLDLCPPQLEALGDLRSADPSGLRHRWVDAFNPVDPHAFLQPLLRAADRAWTAHRIDLQLPGIITQTDEPDSNLLTDVAKTAIALDLPLELDDEGCPSACELSQVFQASNQRRVLEQQLSHALPPIQLVACPQMPSTAADSDAEEAVSSSANTSLTPWTCATQHYSHLVNQQLLVALLTDGKDRPTVRQKNRLKLGLKGAGADLTWPLFTATQDEKLNGLVSDRIVHRLNSRRRQVLELEKDLLSMIQARSAQPLIGQPVEGRISGVQSYGFFVEVGESRVEGLVHVSSLNDDWYEYRSRQNRLVGRKNRQTYQLGDAVQVRVINVDVLRNQIDLDVIGQGSGESTEPESSEPLPVALSER; encoded by the coding sequence ATGAAATTCTCGGTTGCCGATCTGCTGGATCAGCTCTCCTCTGAGCAACCCTCCCAGGTGGATCAACTGGCCAAGATCCTGAAGCTCAGCAACAAGTCGGACAAAGCCTCGCTTGATCTCGCTGTTTCATCACTGGTCAAAATCGGTGTGGTCGAACAGTCCAACGAGGGTGGACTCACTCGACCCACTAAGAGTGCTCTGATTGACGCGCGACTGAGATGCAGCAGCAAAGGCTTCTGCTTCGCCATACCCGAGGACGGCGGTGAGGACATTTACATCCGCGACCATCAGCTCAACCATGCCTGGCATGGTGATCGCGTTCTCGTGCGAGTAACCCGAGAAGGCGGTCGTCGCCGTTCTCCCGAAGGTGGCGTTCAGTGCATCCTTGAACGGGCCACCCGGTCACTCCTGGCACAGGTTGAGCAACAAAGCGAGCAGTTGCTGGCAGCCCCACTTGACGACAGGATTCTGGCCGGGATCAAACTGCCTCCCGAGGACTCCCAACATCTGCCGGGCGAAACGGCAGCAAGCGTTGTTGAGGTACGCATTGACCGCTATCCGGTGGCCCAGCACGCCGCCGCCGGACATGTCGTGCGTTCACTGCCACTCAACGGAGGTCCCGCTGCTGATCGGGATCTGCTGCTCACCAAGGCGGGACTCCAGGACCGTGCAGCGGCCCCCCGTAGTTCCGGTAAAACGCCCACGACCAGGGGTCGGGTCGATCTGACGGCACAACCAAGCCTGCTGCTCAAGGGTTGGAAGCAAGAGGATGCACCTGGGTTGCCTGCCGTGCATGTTGAAGCCAAGGATGGCGGTTGTCGTCTCTGGGTCCATGTGCCCAGCGTGGGCGAACGGATCGGTTTGGGCAGCAGCCTCGATGCCTGCCTGCGCGACCGCGGTGAAGCCCTCTGCCTCGGTGAAGTCTGGCAACCCCTGCTGACACCTGCCCTCAACAAAGCGACAACGTTTTCACCCGGCACGGAGGCAGATGCCGTCACTGTTCGTTTGGACATCGCAGCCAATGGTGAGCTCATCGACTGGGAGTTCATGCTGAGCTCGGTTCGTCCCGTCGCTGATGTGAGCGCCGATCAGTTGATCGCCCTTGCGGAACGCAAACCAAAGGCGCGCAGCATTCCAACGGCACTAAAACCCATCAAAGACCAGCTCGGCCAACTGGAAACCCTGCGGTTTTGCAGCACCCTGCTGCTGGAGCACGAGCGCAGCAGCGGGGCTGTGCAACTCGACCTCTGTCCTCCCCAGCTGGAGGCACTTGGGGACCTCCGCAGCGCGGATCCCTCCGGTCTGCGGCATCGCTGGGTTGATGCCTTCAACCCGGTGGACCCTCATGCTTTTCTTCAACCTCTGCTGAGGGCTGCCGACCGTGCATGGACGGCGCACAGAATCGATCTTCAACTGCCTGGGATCATCACGCAAACCGATGAACCTGATAGCAACCTTCTGACCGATGTGGCGAAGACCGCCATCGCCCTGGATCTCCCCCTTGAACTGGATGACGAGGGTTGTCCGTCCGCCTGCGAACTCAGCCAGGTTTTTCAAGCCAGCAATCAGCGTCGCGTGCTTGAACAACAGCTCAGCCACGCCCTGCCTCCAATCCAACTGGTGGCATGCCCACAGATGCCCTCTACCGCAGCTGATTCCGATGCGGAGGAGGCTGTTTCGAGCAGCGCCAACACGTCACTCACGCCTTGGACCTGTGCCACCCAGCACTATTCACACCTGGTGAATCAACAGCTGCTCGTTGCCCTGCTGACAGATGGCAAAGACCGCCCGACAGTGCGTCAGAAGAACCGTTTGAAGCTGGGTCTCAAGGGAGCGGGCGCTGATCTGACCTGGCCCCTCTTCACGGCAACCCAGGACGAAAAGCTGAATGGCCTGGTGAGCGACCGCATTGTGCATCGACTCAACAGCCGTCGACGTCAGGTTTTAGAACTTGAGAAGGATCTTCTTTCGATGATCCAGGCCCGATCAGCTCAGCCGTTGATCGGCCAGCCGGTTGAAGGCCGCATCAGTGGTGTGCAGAGCTACGGCTTCTTCGTTGAAGTTGGCGAAAGTCGTGTTGAAGGACTTGTTCACGTGAGCTCCCTCAACGATGACTGGTACGAATACAGATCCCGCCAGAATCGTTTGGTCGGACGGAAGAACCGTCAGACCTATCAACTTGGCGACGCCGTTCAGGTGCGCGTCATCAATGTTGATGTGCTGCGCAACCAGATCGACCTTGATGTGATTGGCCAGGGATCTGGTGAATCCACAGAGCCTGAATCGTCTGAACCACTGCCCGTTGCCCTCAGCGAGCGCTGA
- the recJ gene encoding single-stranded-DNA-specific exonuclease RecJ produces the protein MPAVPLHWSWSLPAVVEPSPLRGLDLPLSLRCLLRRRGFSSTVEAETFLSPGDLPPTRDHFPDLQQACARLVEACRSRERIAICGDYDADGMTSTALLLRALAPLGADPQPAIPSRMEEGYGLNTVMVKRLYDDGVRLLVTVDNGVAAREALELAASLTMEVIVTDHHTIPAERPPMTALIHPATTPEGSPYRGLAGVGLAYVLAHAVAEALNKPEAIRVARDLFCIGTVADMAPLVGANRSWLLEGLNHLHRSECKGVQALQRLAGLGERPLTAEDIGFQLAPRINAVGRLGEPKLVVDLLTAEDPDSAMALARRCDDYNRQRRDLCDAIEAEAVALVEAETSDAIPSFLLLAQSHWHHGVIGIVAARLMERYHRPTALLAGDGNGTLRASVRGPIGFAVDRALSNCSDLLTRFGGHPAAGGFTVKAEFVHDLHERLCAEADGWLMTQAEGRPVQPDALLQLKDVNWDLWRHLQSLAPFGIGHPKPLFWSRGVSVEDRRDLKGGHLALTLRQGDSERRAIAWRWDPSVPVPERCDVAYSIAINRWQGEQRLQLELKAIRAHTELVLIDRGSRQYTAQLTETSGLKLTNGEGETLQASIEQEKSLTSDNDLARDLRVIQLIEEASLGLGLRP, from the coding sequence TTGCCGGCCGTTCCGCTCCACTGGTCCTGGTCCCTTCCAGCCGTGGTGGAACCATCGCCATTGCGAGGGCTTGATTTGCCGCTGTCGCTGCGTTGTCTTCTCCGGCGCCGGGGATTCAGCTCGACAGTCGAGGCCGAAACGTTTCTCTCCCCTGGTGATTTACCACCCACCCGCGATCATTTCCCCGATCTCCAGCAGGCCTGTGCCCGATTGGTGGAGGCCTGCCGATCCCGTGAACGTATCGCCATTTGTGGTGACTACGACGCCGATGGGATGACCAGCACAGCGTTGCTGTTGCGGGCGTTGGCCCCGCTTGGCGCTGATCCACAGCCAGCGATTCCATCGCGGATGGAGGAGGGATATGGCCTCAATACCGTCATGGTGAAGAGGCTCTACGACGATGGAGTGCGACTGCTGGTCACCGTCGACAACGGTGTTGCCGCAAGGGAAGCCCTTGAACTGGCCGCGAGTTTGACCATGGAGGTGATCGTCACCGATCACCACACCATCCCGGCGGAACGGCCACCGATGACCGCGCTCATTCATCCGGCCACCACGCCGGAGGGCTCGCCTTACCGCGGACTCGCCGGTGTGGGGCTGGCCTATGTCCTGGCCCATGCCGTAGCAGAGGCGCTGAACAAACCAGAAGCCATCCGCGTGGCCCGGGATCTGTTTTGCATCGGCACGGTGGCCGATATGGCTCCTCTGGTGGGGGCCAACCGCAGCTGGTTGCTGGAGGGGCTGAACCACCTGCATCGCTCCGAGTGCAAGGGCGTGCAAGCGCTTCAGCGCCTGGCGGGTCTCGGGGAACGTCCGTTGACAGCCGAAGACATCGGGTTTCAGCTTGCACCACGAATCAATGCCGTCGGCCGCCTTGGCGAACCGAAATTGGTGGTGGATCTGCTCACGGCTGAGGATCCTGATTCAGCCATGGCCCTGGCACGCCGTTGCGATGATTACAACCGCCAGCGACGGGATCTCTGCGACGCAATTGAAGCGGAGGCCGTGGCGCTCGTCGAAGCGGAGACCAGTGATGCCATCCCATCCTTTTTGCTGCTGGCACAAAGTCACTGGCACCACGGGGTAATTGGCATTGTTGCTGCGCGGCTGATGGAGCGATATCACCGCCCCACGGCTCTTCTGGCCGGAGATGGGAATGGAACCCTGCGGGCTTCGGTACGAGGGCCCATCGGTTTCGCGGTGGATCGTGCCCTCTCCAATTGCAGTGATCTGTTGACCCGTTTTGGAGGCCATCCCGCTGCGGGGGGATTCACCGTCAAAGCGGAGTTTGTGCATGACCTGCATGAGCGCCTCTGCGCCGAGGCCGATGGCTGGTTGATGACCCAGGCCGAGGGGCGTCCCGTGCAACCCGACGCTCTGCTGCAGTTGAAGGATGTGAACTGGGATCTGTGGCGCCACCTGCAATCCCTGGCCCCCTTCGGCATCGGTCATCCGAAACCTCTCTTCTGGTCGAGGGGAGTGAGCGTTGAGGATCGGCGCGACCTCAAGGGAGGGCACCTGGCCCTGACGCTGCGCCAAGGAGACAGTGAGCGTCGCGCCATCGCCTGGCGATGGGATCCATCGGTGCCTGTTCCCGAGCGTTGTGACGTGGCTTACAGCATTGCGATCAACCGTTGGCAGGGCGAACAGCGTCTGCAGCTGGAGCTCAAGGCCATCCGTGCCCACACAGAGTTGGTGTTGATCGACCGCGGCTCACGGCAGTACACCGCCCAGTTGACGGAAACCTCAGGCCTGAAGCTCACCAATGGCGAAGGTGAGACGCTTCAGGCGAGCATTGAACAAGAAAAATCCCTCACCAGCGATAACGACCTGGCAAGGGATCTTCGGGTGATTCAGTTGATTGAGGAAGCCTCACTGGGATTGGGGCTTCGTCCTTGA
- a CDS encoding TldD/PmbA family protein, with amino-acid sequence MTNAFSNQWRGLLESLLHRGSTAGADLVEVFLEGTDHIGLLAEQDRITSVTPSFARGAGLRVFRDGRDGFVSTNDLSEAGLQRALDQALAMLGLEAQQLTSAAAFEGLKQLTDHGLTKADWLGRCPSLDQASQCLLQGTAHLDRLGQHLQVRRGSYARDWQEVMVAASDGTFARDIRLHQSTGLSVLAADGDHRSSIGRRYGSSDRPDDLRDWDSEASAAEVCTSAGTMLRADYVDAGQMPAVLANRFGGVIFHEACGHLLETTQIERGTTPFADRVGELIAHPAVTAIDEGLSGGSFGSLSMDDEGMEPERTVLIKDGVLQRFISDRAGELRTGHKRTGSGRRQSHAFAAASRMRNTFIDAGSHTPEQLIESVDQGLYCKAMGGGSVGPTGQFNFSVEEGYLIENGKLTKPVKGATLIGDAKEVMPRISMCANDLELAAGFCGSVSGSVFVTVGQPHIKVDSITVGGR; translated from the coding sequence TTGACCAACGCCTTTTCGAATCAGTGGCGAGGACTCTTGGAGTCTTTGCTGCACCGCGGCAGTACTGCAGGAGCCGACCTGGTGGAGGTGTTCCTTGAGGGCACCGATCACATCGGTTTGCTTGCTGAACAGGATCGGATTACCAGCGTCACTCCATCCTTTGCCCGGGGCGCAGGTCTCAGGGTGTTCCGTGATGGCCGAGATGGCTTCGTGAGCACCAACGACCTCAGCGAAGCTGGACTCCAGCGGGCCCTCGATCAGGCCCTTGCCATGCTCGGCCTTGAGGCGCAACAGCTCACTTCGGCGGCAGCCTTTGAGGGGTTAAAGCAGCTGACCGACCACGGTCTGACCAAAGCCGACTGGCTGGGACGCTGTCCATCTCTGGATCAAGCCAGCCAGTGCCTGCTCCAGGGCACAGCCCATCTCGATCGACTGGGTCAGCACTTGCAAGTACGACGCGGCAGCTACGCCCGCGACTGGCAGGAGGTAATGGTGGCAGCCTCTGATGGCACGTTCGCCCGCGACATCCGCCTGCATCAGTCGACTGGCCTCTCCGTGCTTGCCGCCGATGGCGATCACCGCTCCAGCATTGGCAGGCGCTACGGCAGTTCCGATCGTCCGGACGATCTTCGGGACTGGGATTCCGAAGCCAGCGCAGCTGAGGTCTGCACCAGCGCTGGAACGATGTTGCGTGCCGACTACGTGGATGCTGGACAGATGCCGGCTGTTCTCGCCAACCGCTTTGGTGGCGTGATTTTCCACGAGGCCTGTGGCCACCTGCTCGAAACAACCCAGATTGAACGGGGCACCACTCCCTTCGCTGACCGCGTTGGTGAACTGATCGCTCACCCTGCTGTCACCGCTATCGATGAAGGGCTTAGTGGTGGGTCCTTCGGTTCCCTTTCGATGGACGACGAAGGAATGGAACCGGAGCGAACCGTTCTAATCAAAGATGGGGTGCTCCAACGGTTCATCAGTGACCGGGCAGGTGAACTGCGCACAGGCCACAAACGCACCGGAAGTGGCCGGCGTCAGAGCCATGCCTTCGCCGCTGCGAGCCGGATGCGCAACACCTTCATCGACGCCGGATCGCATACCCCTGAGCAGTTGATTGAATCCGTCGACCAAGGCCTGTATTGCAAGGCCATGGGTGGTGGAAGCGTCGGCCCGACAGGTCAGTTCAATTTCTCCGTTGAAGAGGGGTATCTGATTGAAAACGGCAAACTCACCAAACCGGTGAAAGGCGCAACGTTGATCGGTGATGCCAAGGAGGTGATGCCTCGCATTTCGATGTGCGCCAATGATCTGGAACTGGCAGCCGGGTTCTGCGGATCCGTCAGTGGAAGTGTGTTCGTCACCGTGGGCCAACCCCACATCAAGGTTGATTCGATCACGGTGGGGGGCCGTTGA
- the acsF gene encoding magnesium-protoporphyrin IX monomethyl ester (oxidative) cyclase — protein sequence MVPPTAVAEGSAVAIKDPVKDTILTPRFYTTDFEAMAAMDLQPNEAELEAICEEFRKDYNRHHFVRNDEFEGAADKLDPETRKVFVEFLEQSCTSEFSGFLLYKELSRRIKAKNPLLAECFAHMARDEARHAGFLNKSMSDFGMQLDLGFLTANKDYTFFKPKFIFYATYLSEKIGYWRYIAIYRHLEKNPDSKIFPIFNFFENWCQDENRHGDFFDALMKAQPDTVRGPIAKLWCRFFLLAVFATMYVRDVARKEFYEALGLDARTYDKMVIEKTNETSARVFPVVLDVNNAKFWTRLERLVSNNAALEKADASDAIAPVKLLRKLPFWIGNGAEMAKLFLMPAIDSDRFQPAVR from the coding sequence ATGGTCCCTCCCACCGCCGTGGCCGAAGGCAGCGCTGTAGCCATCAAAGATCCTGTAAAGGACACAATCCTGACGCCTCGCTTCTACACGACCGACTTCGAAGCGATGGCGGCGATGGATCTTCAGCCCAATGAGGCTGAATTGGAAGCCATCTGTGAAGAGTTCAGGAAGGATTACAACCGTCACCACTTCGTTCGGAACGACGAGTTTGAGGGGGCTGCGGACAAGCTTGATCCCGAAACCCGCAAGGTGTTCGTCGAATTCCTTGAGCAGAGCTGCACGTCCGAATTTTCAGGATTCCTCCTTTACAAGGAGCTGAGCCGCCGGATCAAGGCCAAAAACCCGCTTCTAGCCGAGTGCTTTGCTCACATGGCTCGCGACGAAGCTCGCCATGCAGGCTTCCTTAACAAGTCGATGAGCGATTTCGGCATGCAGCTGGATCTCGGATTTCTGACGGCCAACAAGGACTACACCTTCTTCAAGCCGAAATTCATCTTCTACGCCACCTACCTTTCTGAAAAGATCGGCTATTGGCGTTACATCGCCATTTACCGCCACCTCGAAAAGAACCCCGACAGCAAGATCTTCCCGATCTTCAACTTCTTCGAGAACTGGTGTCAGGACGAAAACCGCCACGGCGATTTCTTCGACGCCCTGATGAAAGCCCAACCCGACACGGTCCGTGGCCCGATCGCCAAACTCTGGTGCCGCTTCTTCCTGCTCGCGGTGTTCGCCACCATGTATGTGCGTGATGTGGCCCGCAAGGAGTTTTACGAGGCTCTTGGATTGGACGCCCGCACCTACGACAAGATGGTGATCGAGAAGACCAATGAAACCTCTGCGCGCGTTTTCCCCGTTGTCCTCGACGTGAACAACGCCAAGTTCTGGACGCGCCTTGAACGTCTCGTGTCCAACAACGCCGCCTTGGAAAAGGCTGATGCCAGCGATGCCATCGCTCCTGTGAAGTTGCTGCGGAAGCTGCCCTTCTGGATCGGGAACGGTGCCGAAATGGCCAAGCTTTTCCTCATGCCTGCGATCGATAGCGATCGTTTCCAGCCAGCTGTGCGCTGA
- the psb30 gene encoding photosystem II reaction center protein Ycf12/Psb30, whose translation MGFDIHLIANFAALAMITIAGPAVIFILFYRRGAL comes from the coding sequence ATGGGCTTTGACATTCACCTGATCGCCAACTTTGCCGCCCTGGCGATGATCACCATTGCCGGTCCAGCTGTCATCTTCATTCTCTTCTACCGACGCGGCGCACTCTGA
- a CDS encoding YkgJ family cysteine cluster protein: MSRATPQWTCIKHCGACCRLAPEERADALAALSEDQQRTYLAMVGPDGWCIHYDTGSQRCTIYEERPDFCRVSGLGRLFDVPDDEFDAFAIACCHQQIRSTYGGRSGVMRRFKRAQTAGGSVEQ, encoded by the coding sequence ATGAGTCGAGCGACGCCGCAATGGACCTGCATCAAACACTGTGGAGCCTGTTGCCGACTCGCTCCGGAGGAACGCGCTGATGCCCTGGCGGCCTTGAGCGAAGACCAACAACGCACGTACCTGGCCATGGTTGGACCAGACGGCTGGTGCATCCACTACGACACGGGCAGTCAGCGCTGCACGATTTATGAGGAGCGTCCGGATTTCTGTCGCGTCAGTGGCTTAGGTCGTCTGTTTGATGTTCCCGATGATGAGTTCGATGCCTTCGCCATCGCCTGTTGCCATCAGCAGATTCGCAGCACCTATGGCGGTCGAAGTGGTGTGATGCGTAGGTTCAAGCGCGCTCAGACCGCAGGAGGTTCTGTTGAGCAGTGA
- a CDS encoding DUF2996 domain-containing protein yields MSETPVEKQPSAQQPPAKPAAKAKPPKPEDKPFPEFIDTLFLPAVAKQLAEHDITADRLERVDGQRPVVGGECPMVIGELPGGRRFWVCFSKADINSSKVIALADPGSEPTLLESFLIDEKRMSLPLLVSRLLQRLNGQKWLGSN; encoded by the coding sequence GTGAGCGAAACCCCTGTCGAGAAGCAGCCTTCGGCTCAACAGCCTCCTGCCAAGCCGGCGGCAAAAGCGAAACCACCCAAGCCGGAAGACAAGCCCTTCCCGGAATTTATTGACACGCTGTTTTTGCCAGCTGTCGCCAAACAGCTAGCCGAGCACGACATCACAGCTGACCGGTTGGAGCGAGTGGACGGGCAGCGTCCGGTTGTCGGAGGAGAATGCCCGATGGTGATCGGCGAGCTGCCTGGGGGACGTCGCTTCTGGGTCTGCTTTTCCAAGGCTGATATCAACAGCTCCAAGGTGATTGCCCTGGCAGACCCTGGCAGTGAGCCCACCCTGTTGGAAAGCTTTCTGATCGACGAGAAACGCATGTCCCTGCCGCTTCTGGTGTCAAGACTGCTGCAACGACTCAACGGCCAAAAATGGCTCGGAAGTAACTAA